TTTTTTTGTTAAAGGATTTTCAATTTCTTCGATTCGATATCCACAAATCAATCCTGTGATCAATTCTGCATTCGGATTCAATTTTGCTTTCATGAAAAATGTTTCGAATGTAGCATTTGAATCAATCAGAGATTGTATTTTTTTTTCATTATAACCGGTAAGCCATTCTATGACTTCGTTCAATTCCTTTTTCGTTCTTCCTTTCTTCTCAATCTTGGTGACGTAGAGGGGATATACAGTAGCGAATGACATTTTTGCCATACGCTCGTCATGATTGTTTTTGCTATTCATTTATTTTCAATTTTCATTCTGAAAAATGCGCTGTATTTTTATTTCAGCTTTACTAACTTGCCTTTTCTTTTTACTATGTTTTTATAATCCCACTGAATTTCCTTTGATTTTTTCAGCCAGCGTTTAAGATCCTTTAATTTGACCTCTTCGATATCAGTATAGAAGATGGAAGCATCCTTAAATTTTTTGCCAGTGATATTCAGACCTTCTTCTTCGAAACTTGCACCGCTCCAAAACATGAGTCGGATTCCGGGTTTTTGTTTACTATATCCGACAATCGGATTCTCATCTAAAAACCATACAGGGTGTGCGTGCCAGATTTTACTTTCTGCTTTACTCAACTCTTTATCGATCGTTTGAGAGAGTAAATTACAAATTGCTTTGTCCTTTAAGGATTGTTTATCGTTGTGCGATTTTATTTCTTTATTCATAATTCAGAAATGAACTTTACTTGATTCAATAATATAGTCCGCTGAAAGGTCTTAAAAAAATATTAAAAATACCAGATATTTGAATTTGTAATTTAAAATGAAAATATCTGAATAAATCATAAATGAGATCCTAATTGAGAGCACCCTGCAATAAACTCAATAATTTTTGTGAATGAGATTATTGAGGATGATGAACAACTCTTTGTGGAAACGGAATCTCTATTCCTTCTTTATCGAATGCAACTTTAATTCTTTTACGAAGTTCTCCCGTTACATCCCATTGTTTGAGAGCTTGTGTTTCTCCCAGAATTTTTATAATAATTGAAGAATCCGCAAATTCATCTACTCTTAAAAACTGAGGTGCTTTAATGATAAATTCTTTCCAGTTGCTATCTTGAGACAACTCCAAACCCGCTCTATTTACAATTTGGATTACATGGTCCAGTTTTGAATTATATGAAACTCCGATATTCAAATTGACACGTGCAAAATCTTTCGAAAGGTTGGCTACTTTTTTGATCTCTCCATGAGGGACATGATGCACTGTTCCGTCAAGATCTCTTAATGTTGTCAGACGTAAACTAATGTCTTCTACCAACCCTCCTGTACCATCAAAATTCACCACATCACCAATTCGATATTGGTTTTCGAGTATGATAAAGAATCCGGAAATTATATCACGGATCAGATATTGTCCTCCAAAACCCACAGCAAGGCCTATAATACCTAGTCCTGCTAAAATAGGGCCTACTGAAATACCTAATTCCTGAAGAATCATCAGGATTGCAATCATCATAATAATTATCCTTGATGTCCAGGAAAAAATTCTGATAAGTGTATCTTCTCGTTTCTCTTCAGCTTGCTTTGATAAATATCTGTCGGATACAACAGCAACTCTGACAACCTTTTCAATTGATTTATTAGCCAGTTTACTCAAAATATATGCTCCAAGTGCAATTAATATGATTTTAACTCCATGTGTTAACAACCATGGAATTGCCATTTTCGTCCATTTTAAAAATATTTCTTCCATTTTTATTACTCTTTTGTGTTGAATTAATTCCTTACAATACAAAATTTGTTCCTGTATTTGAAAAAGTTCAATTTATAAAGGAGAATGATGTCCGGTAAATTCGAAAAGTTAGTTAATACAAAATAACTAATTGCGGCAAGTTAAGTCCAGCCGGTAATTTCAAATAATTTGTCTGTCAACTTATCTCCTTATTGTTATAAATAGATAATCTCCAGATTCGCTTTTATACCGATTCTTTATTTCATCAAACAAATTGTTGTCAATGTCATTTCTTAATTTTGTGAGGCCGCATTCTACTTCTTCAGAATTCGCCAGTGAAGTGAATGATGAAATTCCGTTGCGGAATGTTTCTTCAAAATAGATATCAGGATTATTTTTTCCGGAATACAGAAAGTGATCTTTAAGTTTATCCTCAATAAAGTAGATTTCTGTATTGGTAATTTTAAGATCCGTTGTTTTAATTGCTTCTTCTATACTGTGTAATGAAGGCATCTGTAAAATAGAAGACTTAAGCATTTTCGGGAAGTAATGATTTAACCAATAACCCTCCATTTGTTCGGACGTTGATGTAAACAAAACAATTCTGCCGTTTTCTGAAAGTGTTCTGGCGATTTCTGAAAATGCTTTTTTAAGATCTTTCCAGTGATGTATAGTCAAGGTCCCGATTATTCCATCAAAAAAATTATCTTCTGCAGGGAGTTGTTCAGCAAAACCGTTCAGCCATTTAATTTTTTTATTTCTGGATCTGGCTAAATCAAGCATTTGTTCTGAAGGATCAATACCCCAGAAACTAAAACCATTTTGGGCTATGGCGATTGTATAATTTCCCGTACCGCAACCAATATCAAGATAGACCTGATTCAATTCAGGTTTCAAATGATGAATAAGTCTTTCTGTTAAAAATGGATCAGCTTGTCGTGTTAAATTGTATCCGGATCCGATATTGTCGTATAAAGTATCCATTTTTTTTAATGTGTTATTTTATGATATCAGACTTGTAAATCTTGATGTATGCATCCTGAAACCAAGGTAGTGTTTTATTTAAATGACGACAAAACATCTTGATTTGAAGCCGGGCGATCAACCATTAGAAATAAATCCGGGATAGAGTAACATTCCGCCGTCAATGAAGAGGGTAGTGCCGTTTATATAATCGCTTTCATCTGAAGCAAGCCATACAGCGGCTTTGCCGACATCTTCGGTTTCGCCGATACGTCCATAAGGTATTAATGTAAGCAATTCCTTTTCTGCAGCCTGAGTATTCCACGCTTTAATATTAATATGAGTCCGTATGGCGCCGGGAGCAATACTATTGATGCGGATCTTATGCTGTGCATATTCCTGTGCTATCGTTTTCATCAGCATCATGACCCCTCCTTTTGAAGCTGCATAATTAGCATGACCGGCCCAGGGTATCACTTCATGTACAGAACTGATGCAAATTATTTTTCCGGCAGATAGTGATGTTTGTTTTTGAATGCCACGCTTTAAAAATTCCCTGACTGCTTCTTTCGAACACAGAAATTGCGCGGTAAGATTTACATTTATAACTGCTTGCCATTGCTCTAATGTCATTTCGATCAATGGTGCATCATTCTGAATTCCTGCATTATTTACAAGAATGTCTACTGTCCCTTCATTTGTTATCACGTCATGAAACATAGACTTTACCTGATCTTCTATACTCACATCGGCCTGATAAATATTTGCTTTACCTCCTGACTGTCTGATTTCATCTTGTAATTTTTCAGCTTCTTCCCGCAATTTTGGAAACGGATAGTTGATTATAACTGTAGCACCTTCTGTTGCCATTTCTCTTGCAATACCTGAACCTATTCCTGAATTGGCACCGGTAATAATTGCTATCTGATTTTTTAATCTTTCGCGGTTCATTTTATTTCTTCATACAGATACTGGTCACTATTACTAACTTTTCCGAATTTCCTTTCGTATTTAATACCATTATCTTCTCCGAACGGATGACCGCCAAAACCATTTCTCATCATTGCAATTGCTTTATCTGAAATGTGAACTTTTTCACGTGAAGCAAAAAGTTGCATAACAGATTGTGCAATGACCGGAATCGGGATTTCCATTCTCAAAGCATCTGCTACCAACCAATTTACTTCACCTGTATCTTCGATGTATGATGGAACAGAATCGAAACTTTTTTTGTCGTCGTAAACCTGTTTCATCAGATCGATCAGCCAGGATCGGATAACTGAGCCATGCCCCCATACACCAAGAATTTCAGATATATTAAGTTCTTCCCTGAAATTTTTCAAGAGTGCCATGCCTTCTCCGATTGCTTGTAACATTCCGAATTCAATTCCATTATGAACTAACTTAACAAAATGACCCGAACCGGAACTTCCGGTATATATATATCCGTTTACTACCGCAAGATCTTTTAGAATTGGAGATACTTTTTTTACAGCTTTTTTATCTCCGCCGACCATAAAACACACACCTTCACGTGCACCACTTACTCCTCCGCTGGTACCGCAGTCAAGAAAGTGAATTCCTTTTTCACTGAGCGAAGCAGCACGACGAATAGAATCGCCCCAATATGAATTTCCACCATCTATAATTATATCTTCAGATTGAAGCAGTAAAGAAATTTCATTGAGTAGTTGATCAATAGCTTTTCCCGCAGGGATATATGTAAAAATTATTTTTGGCGAGGGTAGGGATAATACCAATTCAGATAAATTTGATTTAATATTAATTCCGGTTTTATTATCATCGTTTTTAAGATATTTATCGAAGCCCACGACCTCGTAGCCTTTTTCTAAGGCATTCATGCCAAGATTACTTCCCATTTTTCCTAAACCGATTATTCCAATTATTTTTTTCATCTGATATTTATTTTTTTGAGAAGCACTCGTGCAGGTGCTCCGTCTGCATCTTTAATTTTCAAGGGGAGACAAATCATTTCATATTTTCCCGGAATAACATTGAAAAGAATTAATCCCTCAATGATCAGTATTTTCTTTTCAAGAAGTGTACGGTGTACTTCAGCTGCATGATCAAATTGGGCTACTGACAGATAATCCACGCCAATACAACTAATACCGATCTCACTTAGATAAACTGCCGCATCGGTATCCAGTGAGATATAGTTTTTATTGAATGGTTCTGATATCCAATCAATGTCTGAGTTTTTTGTTTTAAAAATGATTAGATCGCCTGATCGTATTAAAAAAGATTTTATTTCCTTTAAAGTAATCTGATGCTCATCTTTTACCTGGAAAATGGTCACCCGGTCCGATCATCCGGCTCATAGGTATCTGCAATGTATCTTCACCTTCTGAAAAAAAATGATTTTCTGCATCAATATGAGTTCCTGTATGAGCGCTGAATTTTAAAGCAGTCACATTGGCCTCATCTCCGTTTTGAATGGCAGAACTTTTTGGATCTTTACCGGAATATCACCTGGCCAGTGAACCATGTCATTTTGAATGCATGCTGTTATGTCTATCCAATTTGCTTCATACCATTCCATGATCGTTTTTTTATTTGAAGAAATTCTGATGCGCCTTATTGCAGTTTTTCAGCCGCTTTCAGGAGCGTTTTTATTCCGGCTATTATTCAACTGTTTATTAAGATTGAAAGCAGCACTGATCAAACCCAGATGTGTAAAGGCTTGCGGGAAATTTCCCAGATGTTTCCCGTCAAATCCAAGTTGCTCTGAAAACAAACCCAAATGATTTCCATATCCGATCATCTTCTCAAAATACAACCGCGCTTTTTCAAGTTGACCGGATCGGGACAAGCACTCAACATACCAGAAAGTGCACATTGAAAATGTTCCTTCACGGCTATTCATTCCATCGTAAGCTGCAAATTCGTTTTTATATCTATATACCAATGAGTCGGAAACCAACTCACTTTCTATTTTCTTTAGTGTTGAAAGCCAGCGAGGGTCTTTCGGACTGATGAACCGGAAGAGAGGCATCAGTAATAAGGATGCATCAACATGTGATGAACCTTTATGCTGAACAAATGATTTTTCTTCCTCATTCCAGAAATCAATGAAGATACTTTCGTAGATCAGATCACGTTGTCTTTTCCAGTTGTCATCGACAGGAAAGGATCTTTGTTCTGAAATTTTTATTGCTCTGTCAAAAGCCACCCAACTCATTAATCTGGAATATAAAAATTCTTTTTTTCCGCCTCTTACTTCCCATACACCTTCATCAGGTCTTCTCCAATTTTCTGCCAACCATGCGATTTGTTTTTTCAGATCTTCCCATAAATCATAGCCGATCTGTTCGCCATGTTTATTATACAGAAAAACGGCATCCATTAACTCACCGTAAATGTCGAGTTGAAGCTGATCATATGCTTCATTCCCGATACGAACCGGTGTGGATTTCATGTAGCCTTCGAAGTGATCAAGAACTTTTTCTTTGAGCTGTCTTGACCCATCAATAGAGTACATTATTCCCAGTGATTTATGACCTTTAATGTCGCGGCATAATTTTTCAATCCAGCTAATGAAGTTTCCCGCTTCCTTAGTATAGCCGAGGACCATCAAAGCATAAATTGTAAAGGAGGCATCACGAATCCATGTGTAGCGATAATCCCAGTTTCGTTCGCCCCCAATATATTCCGGAAGGCTGAATGTTGGTGCAGCAATCACTGAACCATATTTAAATGAGGTCAGAAGTTTTAAAACCAATGCTGAACGATTGACGATTTCTCGCCATCGTCCGTTGTATTGAGAGCGTTCTACCCATTCTTTCCAGTAATTGATAGTTCGGAATAGACTTTCTGTGATAAATAATTTAAAATCTTTACGCTCGTCATGTTCTTTTACAATATGTTCCAGGAGGAAATCGGCGGTTTCTTTTTCCTGCAGAGTAAATTCTGAATATACATCTCCATCCTGAATGAATAATTCAACACTACTGGTCAGCCGTAACGAAATGTTGTGTTCACCTTCGCTTTTAAACAGTACACAGTTCGCAGAAATTTGTTCCGCAGTATGAGACTGAAGAGCATAATTCAATCGTGGTTGACATAACATCTGATAATTTCCATTACCCCTTACATTTGTTACTCTTCTGATAAGTTCACTGCCTTCATAAAGCTCTTCAACAGGCATAAAGTCTGTGATTTCGCTCACACCTTCGGCCGATAGAAATCTTGTAAGCAAGACATTGGTATCAGGAAGATAAAGTTGTTTGGTCTTCATTTCACCGAATTGTGGACGAATTTCAAAACGCCCGCCTTTTTTATCATCCAATAACGCAGCGAAAATTGTTGGCGAATCAAAATCCGGAAAACACATAAAATCTATGGATCCATTGAGATTGACCAAAGCGATTGTGTTCAGATCACCTATTATTCCATAATTTTCTATAGGAGAATACATTCTTTCGAAATACAATTTATATGCCTCCCCGATAAAATGAGAAAGAAAAAAAATTGATGGATTATCTGAAAAGAAAAAAATAAAATTTTGTAATTGCGGTTTAATTAACTTTTTGCCACTCTTTCAATTGTAAGCCCCTGGATTATTATACTGAACAGAACACAAAAGTAGGTTGCAATCAAAAGCAGGTTTTTTGTTTCACTGGTCGGAAGCGACAATGCCAAAGCAAGTGAAAGCCCGCCACGCAGGCCGCCCCAACCTATAATTCTTGCCTCTTTGCTGGTTAATTTCAAGAGTTTTGGAAAGACTAAATGCGGCAGATATACAACAACCAATCTGGATACTAAAACCAGAATCACAGAAAGAATTCCTATTGCCAGATATGTGAAGTTAAAATCAATAACAATAATTACGAAGGCAATTATTATAAACAGAATTGCATTCAGGATGACATCCAGCAATTCCCAGAATTTATTTATGTACTCCTGTGTAATATCGCTCATTGAAATATTGACTTTGTAATTGCCAACCATAAGTCCCATTACTACCATTGACAAAGCACCTGAAAGATGAAGATAGTTACAGAAAGAGTAACCGGCCATCACAAAGGCGATTGTGAGAAGGATCTCCGTCTCATAATGATCAACAGATTTCATAAGTAAATACAATAAATATCCTAGTCCAAAACCCATCAGAATTCCTCCCACAGCCTCTTTCACAAATAAAATTCCAAAATGAGCAAAGCTGAAAGTGCCATTACTGAGAGAATCCAATAATGAAATATATACTACTACGCCAACACCATCGTTAAATAAACTTTCACCAACAATTGTATATTCTGTTTTTTTTCGGAACCTTTGCTTTTTTTAATATTCCCAATACAGCAATCGGATCGGTAGGCGAGATTAGTGAACCGAAAATCAGGCAATAGATAAAATTTATGTGCAGATTAAAGGCCAGACTTAATCCATAAAACAGAATGGCAACGATGATAGTTGATAGCAGAACTCCACCCAAAGCGAATATTGCAATTGGTTTGATCTGTTCCTTGAGATTGCTCCAGTTGGTATGAAGTGATCCGGCAAAAAGTAAAAAACCTAAAAGGACATTCAGAATGATCTGATCAATATTGGCAAATTCTATATACTTTTTGATTTCATCGATTGGAATATCCATCCATAATTTGGAACTGATCACCAGTAAGGATAATACAGTTGAGAGAAAAAATAAGCCTATTACAAATGGTAGTTTTAAGAATTTTTGATTTATATAGGAGAATCCTGCGGAAAGACAGATCAAGATGGTTAAGGCGAAATAGATATTCATTTATTTTCTTCTGCTGTAAATGGATTCTCAATGATAAAAATTAAATTGATTTGGAAAAAGGCTTTTCTTCTTCCATGGAATCTATTTCTGAAAGATATTGTTCCTTCAGATGTTCATAAAGTGATCGCCTGCTTAACGATACTGCAACTAAATTCGAAAAAAGTGCTGTCAGCATGATATAGAATATTACGTTGTGACTATTGGTCATTTCCAGAACAAGAATTGAAGAAGTAAATGGACTTCTTGTTATACTTGTGAGGAAACCGGTCATCCCACAAAGAATTATCAGATTGGTTTCGGGATTTGATAAATGAAACCACTCAGCGAGTACTGCACCTATTGTTGCTCCTGCACTCAAGGAAGGAGCGAAAATTCCACCGGCTGCACCTGCTGAAAAAGAAAAAATCGGCCCGACCATTCTTAGAAAAGGAATGTACCATTCTATTTTTTTTTGATCGCTGAATAATGTAGAAACCATAATGTCTTTTCCTGAACCAAAAGTCCTGAAGTCAACTAAAATAGCCAAACCGGATATAATCAATCCACAGATAACTATGTAAATTATCTTAAGATAATTCTTCTTTAAATTTCTTTTTATTTTTAAAAAGTAGAGTAGTACCTTGCTCATTGCAATTCCAGAAATTCCCGCTAAGATTGATAAGGGAATT
This window of the Bacteroidota bacterium genome carries:
- a CDS encoding DUF2200 domain-containing protein, with the protein product MNSKNNHDERMAKMSFATVYPLYVTKIEKKGRTKKELNEVIEWLTGYNEKKIQSLIDSNATFETFFMKAKLNPNAELITGLICGYRIEEIENPLTKKVRYLDKLVDELAKGRKMEKILRSEVGG
- a CDS encoding DUF1801 domain-containing protein, whose product is MNKEIKSHNDKQSLKDKAICNLLSQTIDKELSKAESKIWHAHPVWFLDENPIVGYSKQKPGIRLMFWSGASFEEEGLNITGKKFKDASIFYTDIEEVKLKDLKRWLKKSKEIQWDYKNIVKRKGKLVKLK
- a CDS encoding mechanosensitive ion channel family protein, which gives rise to MEEIFLKWTKMAIPWLLTHGVKIILIALGAYILSKLANKSIEKVVRVAVVSDRYLSKQAEEKREDTLIRIFSWTSRIIIMMIAILMILQELGISVGPILAGLGIIGLAVGFGGQYLIRDIISGFFIILENQYRIGDVVNFDGTGGLVEDISLRLTTLRDLDGTVHHVPHGEIKKVANLSKDFARVNLNIGVSYNSKLDHVIQIVNRAGLELSQDSNWKEFIIKAPQFLRVDEFADSSIIIKILGETQALKQWDVTGELRKRIKVAFDKEGIEIPFPQRVVHHPQ
- a CDS encoding methyltransferase domain-containing protein, with the translated sequence MDTLYDNIGSGYNLTRQADPFLTERLIHHLKPELNQVYLDIGCGTGNYTIAIAQNGFSFWGIDPSEQMLDLARSRNKKIKWLNGFAEQLPAEDNFFDGIIGTLTIHHWKDLKKAFSEIARTLSENGRIVLFTSTSEQMEGYWLNHYFPKMLKSSILQMPSLHSIEEAIKTTDLKITNTEIYFIEDKLKDHFLYSGKNNPDIYFEETFRNGISSFTSLANSEEVECGLTKLRNDIDNNLFDEIKNRYKSESGDYLFITIRR
- a CDS encoding SDR family oxidoreductase, which gives rise to MNRERLKNQIAIITGANSGIGSGIAREMATEGATVIINYPFPKLREEAEKLQDEIRQSGGKANIYQADVSIEDQVKSMFHDVITNEGTVDILVNNAGIQNDAPLIEMTLEQWQAVINVNLTAQFLCSKEAVREFLKRGIQKQTSLSAGKIICISSVHEVIPWAGHANYAASKGGVMMLMKTIAQEYAQHKIRINSIAPGAIRTHINIKAWNTQAAEKELLTLIPYGRIGETEDVGKAAVWLASDESDYINGTTLFIDGGMLLYPGFISNG
- the gnd gene encoding decarboxylating 6-phosphogluconate dehydrogenase, producing MKKIIGIIGLGKMGSNLGMNALEKGYEVVGFDKYLKNDDNKTGINIKSNLSELVLSLPSPKIIFTYIPAGKAIDQLLNEISLLLQSEDIIIDGGNSYWGDSIRRAASLSEKGIHFLDCGTSGGVSGAREGVCFMVGGDKKAVKKVSPILKDLAVVNGYIYTGSSGSGHFVKLVHNGIEFGMLQAIGEGMALLKNFREELNISEILGVWGHGSVIRSWLIDLMKQVYDDKKSFDSVPSYIEDTGEVNWLVADALRMEIPIPVIAQSVMQLFASREKVHISDKAIAMMRNGFGGHPFGEDNGIKYERKFGKVSNSDQYLYEEIK
- a CDS encoding cyclase family protein, which encodes MTIFQVKDEHQITLKEIKSFLIRSGDLIIFKTKNSDIDWISEPFNKNYISLDTDAAVYLSEIGISCIGVDYLSVAQFDHAAEVHRTLLEKKILIIEGLILFNVIPGKYEMICLPLKIKDADGAPARVLLKKINIR
- a CDS encoding cyclase family protein, whose amino-acid sequence is MTALKFSAHTGTHIDAENHFFSEGEDTLQIPMSRMIGPGDHFPGKR
- a CDS encoding glycoside hydrolase family 15 protein; amino-acid sequence: MYSPIENYGIIGDLNTIALVNLNGSIDFMCFPDFDSPTIFAALLDDKKGGRFEIRPQFGEMKTKQLYLPDTNVLLTRFLSAEGVSEITDFMPVEELYEGSELIRRVTNVRGNGNYQMLCQPRLNYALQSHTAEQISANCVLFKSEGEHNISLRLTSSVELFIQDGDVYSEFTLQEKETADFLLEHIVKEHDERKDFKLFITESLFRTINYWKEWVERSQYNGRWREIVNRSALVLKLLTSFKYGSVIAAPTFSLPEYIGGERNWDYRYTWIRDASFTIYALMVLGYTKEAGNFISWIEKLCRDIKGHKSLGIMYSIDGSRQLKEKVLDHFEGYMKSTPVRIGNEAYDQLQLDIYGELMDAVFLYNKHGEQIGYDLWEDLKKQIAWLAENWRRPDEGVWEVRGGKKEFLYSRLMSWVAFDRAIKISEQRSFPVDDNWKRQRDLIYESIFIDFWNEEEKSFVQHKGSSHVDASLLLMPLFRFISPKDPRWLSTLKKIESELVSDSLVYRYKNEFAAYDGMNSREGTFSMCTFWYVECLSRSGQLEKARLYFEKMIGYGNHLGLFSEQLGFDGKHLGNFPQAFTHLGLISAAFNLNKQLNNSRNKNAPESG